AGAAGTAGTTATCTCTAATATAAAAGGTAATTTTACTAAAAATTGTTTTATAATGTAATTATGTATTTAGAAAATTATCATATAAGTAATTGTAAAAAAAAAGTTGTTTATTATTATTTAAAATTTTATATTAAAAAAAAGGTAAATTAAAAAAATAATAATAAGTGTTTATTAATTCACTTATATATTTTTAAAAAAGTTATCAAAAAAGAAATATGCTTATTGATCCATTAAGTGGGTTGCATATCCTGCAATTTGGTTTCTTAAGTGTTTTGTTGATACGGTTGAGTATTCAGCTACAACTTGTTTGTTGTTTTCAAAGTCGTTGTTGAATTTATCTCCGTGTTCTTCTAATAATTCTTTTGCTGTTCTTTTTACAAATGTGGTTCTTATATTTCCCATAATCATTCCTCCAATGTATAGTAATTTTTTTTTAAATGTTTTATTTTTATTATTAATAATTCTTCCCAAAAAAAAAATATTTTTTTTATATTTAAAACCTTTTATTTTTTAGTTTTTATAAAAAAAAAAGGTAGAAGTTTGGGATTTCTTCTAAAAAAAAATAATTAACGTTAATTTCTTTTATTT
The window above is part of the Methanosphaera cuniculi genome. Proteins encoded here:
- a CDS encoding 30S ribosomal protein S17e, which codes for MGNIRTTFVKRTAKELLEEHGDKFNNDFENNKQVVAEYSTVSTKHLRNQIAGYATHLMDQ